From Thermodesulfobacteriota bacterium, a single genomic window includes:
- the tuf gene encoding elongation factor Tu, producing MSKVKFERTKPHVNVGTIGHIDHGKTTLTAAITKHSGFKGMAKYVAFDQIDKAPEERERGITIATAHVEYETAKRHYAHVDCPGHADYIKNMITGAAQMDGAILVVGADDGPMPQTREHILLARQVGVPSILVFLNKCDMVDDEELIELVELELRELLTKYGFPGDETPIIRGSALKALQSDDPDSADAKCIFELLNTLDSYIPEPQRDIDKPFLMPIEDVFSISGRGTVVTGRIDRGIIKVGEEIEIVGIRETAKTVCTGVEMFRKLLDEGRAGDNVGLLLRGTKRDEVERGQVVAKPKSITPHTKFKAEVYVLSKEEGGRHTPFFTGYRPQFYFRTTDVTGILSLPEGVEMVMPGDNVTITGELITPIAMEKELRFAIREGGRTVGAGVVSEIIQ from the coding sequence ATGTCAAAAGTCAAGTTTGAGCGAACCAAGCCGCATGTGAATGTGGGTACGATAGGTCATATAGATCATGGTAAGACGACGTTGACGGCGGCCATAACGAAGCACAGTGGGTTCAAGGGCATGGCGAAGTATGTGGCGTTTGATCAGATTGACAAGGCGCCTGAGGAGCGGGAGCGTGGTATAACGATCGCGACGGCGCACGTGGAGTACGAGACGGCCAAGCGTCATTACGCGCATGTGGACTGTCCTGGTCACGCGGATTATATCAAGAACATGATTACCGGTGCGGCGCAGATGGACGGAGCGATACTGGTGGTGGGAGCGGATGACGGTCCGATGCCGCAGACGAGGGAACATATCCTTTTGGCGCGTCAGGTTGGGGTGCCGAGTATTCTGGTGTTTTTGAACAAGTGCGACATGGTGGATGATGAGGAGTTGATTGAGCTGGTGGAACTGGAGCTTCGGGAGTTGTTGACGAAGTACGGGTTTCCTGGGGATGAGACACCGATCATCCGGGGGAGCGCGTTGAAGGCGCTGCAGAGTGACGATCCGGACAGCGCGGACGCCAAGTGTATATTTGAGCTTCTGAACACGCTGGATTCTTATATTCCCGAGCCGCAGCGTGATATCGACAAGCCTTTCCTGATGCCGATAGAGGATGTTTTCAGCATATCGGGTCGCGGGACGGTGGTGACGGGCCGGATCGACCGAGGGATCATCAAGGTTGGTGAAGAGATTGAGATAGTGGGGATACGGGAGACGGCCAAGACGGTGTGTACGGGAGTGGAGATGTTCCGCAAGCTGCTGGATGAGGGGCGGGCGGGAGATAACGTCGGGTTGTTGTTGCGCGGTACGAAGCGTGACGAGGTGGAGCGTGGACAGGTGGTGGCCAAGCCGAAGTCGATCACGCCGCACACCAAGTTCAAGGCTGAGGTATACGTGTTAAGTAAAGAGGAAGGTGGCCGGCATACGCCGTTTTTCACCGGGTATCGGCCGCAGTTTTATTTTCGGACGACGGACGTGACGGGGATATTGTCGCTTCCGGAGGGGGTAGAGATGGTCATGCCCGGAGACAACGTGACGATTACCGGGGAACTGATCACACCGATCGCCATGGAGAAGGAACTCCGGTTTGCGATTCGGGAAGGCGGCCGCACGGTCGGCGCCGGCGTCGTCAGCGAAATTATTCAATAA
- the rpmG gene encoding 50S ribosomal protein L33, whose translation MRVNVLLACTQCKRRNYSTTKNKRTTPDKLELVKYCRFCREHCLHKETK comes from the coding sequence GTGAGGGTTAATGTTTTATTAGCGTGTACCCAGTGCAAGCGCAGAAATTATTCGACAACCAAAAATAAACGCACAACACCGGATAAGTTGGAGTTAGTTAAATACTGTCGATTCTGCCGGGAACATTGTCTTCATAAGGAGACAAAATAA
- the secE gene encoding preprotein translocase subunit SecE translates to MGLQQKRKDPNKKKKARESSSDHAEDKQPVKSAVSVGKSGVLSILKSASSDTSRKTAKPVKSQAESGVRRYLDISVQFLREVRVELKKVTWPSRKQTIGATTVVLLLVILVSIFLGIVDFGLSSLIRLVIG, encoded by the coding sequence ATGGGGCTTCAACAAAAAAGGAAAGATCCGAACAAGAAAAAAAAGGCCCGGGAATCGTCTTCCGATCATGCTGAAGATAAGCAGCCTGTAAAGAGCGCGGTATCCGTTGGTAAGTCGGGGGTTCTTTCCATACTTAAAAGCGCTTCGAGCGACACTTCACGCAAGACTGCCAAGCCGGTTAAAAGTCAGGCGGAGTCAGGCGTTCGTCGGTATTTAGATATCAGCGTTCAGTTTTTAAGAGAAGTCCGTGTGGAACTGAAAAAGGTGACCTGGCCTTCTCGCAAACAGACAATTGGAGCGACTACGGTTGTGCTGCTGCTTGTCATCCTGGTTTCCATTTTTCTGGGGATCGTTGATTTCGGTTTGTCCAGCCTGATCAGGTTGGTGATCGGGTAA
- the nusG gene encoding transcription termination/antitermination protein NusG produces MALNWYVVHVYSGFEDKVRRSLEERIAVSASREKFGRIVVPTEQVVELVKGKKKQSSRKFYPGYILVQMDLDNETWHIVANTAKVTGFLGGKKKPTPISEEDAANILKRIEAGKEKPQPKYSFEIGDEVRVTEGPFATFNGVVENVNHEKGKLRVLVSIFGRATPVELDFMQATKI; encoded by the coding sequence GTGGCGTTAAACTGGTATGTGGTGCATGTGTATTCCGGCTTCGAGGACAAGGTTCGGAGATCTCTGGAAGAACGCATCGCGGTTTCCGCGAGTCGGGAAAAGTTCGGGCGTATTGTTGTGCCTACCGAGCAGGTTGTGGAACTGGTCAAGGGCAAGAAGAAACAATCATCGCGGAAATTCTATCCCGGATATATTCTGGTGCAAATGGACCTGGATAACGAGACCTGGCATATTGTAGCCAATACCGCCAAAGTCACCGGGTTTCTGGGAGGTAAAAAGAAGCCGACACCGATTTCCGAGGAGGATGCCGCCAATATTTTAAAACGGATAGAGGCCGGGAAAGAAAAACCGCAACCGAAATATTCATTTGAAATCGGGGATGAGGTTCGGGTGACGGAAGGGCCTTTTGCTACATTTAACGGCGTGGTCGAAAACGTGAATCATGAAAAGGGGAAATTGCGGGTACTGGTCAGTATTTTCGGCCGTGCCACGCCGGTTGAACTGGATTTTATGCAGGCCACGAAAATTTAG
- the rplK gene encoding 50S ribosomal protein L11 yields the protein MAKKVIGQVKLQVMAGKANPSPPIGPALGQHGVNIMDFCKAFNARTAEQEGMVIPVVITIYADKSFSFITKTPPAAVLLRKAAKIAKGSGQPNKEKVGQVTVKDIEDIAKLKMCDLNATDLGAACKIIQGTARSMGIDVV from the coding sequence ATGGCAAAAAAGGTTATTGGACAGGTAAAATTACAGGTGATGGCCGGCAAGGCAAATCCTTCGCCGCCGATAGGCCCTGCCCTGGGGCAGCATGGCGTTAATATTATGGATTTTTGTAAAGCATTCAATGCCCGTACTGCTGAACAGGAAGGAATGGTGATCCCTGTGGTGATTACCATTTATGCGGACAAATCTTTTTCTTTTATTACCAAGACTCCTCCGGCCGCTGTTCTTTTAAGAAAAGCGGCAAAAATTGCCAAGGGATCAGGACAGCCGAACAAGGAAAAGGTCGGGCAGGTGACTGTAAAGGATATTGAGGACATCGCTAAACTGAAGATGTGTGATCTGAATGCGACTGACCTCGGTGCCGCCTGTAAGATTATTCAGGGTACGGCCCGGAGCATGGGGATAGACGTCGTTTAA
- the rplA gene encoding 50S ribosomal protein L1, giving the protein MLRGKKYIAARQKVDPAQKYAIVEGLQLAIESSFAGFNESVDVAVNLGVDPRHAEQMVRGSVVLPNGIGKEVRVLVFAKGEKEKEALDAGAEFVGNDELIEDIKNGWFEFDKAVATPDMMGAVGKIGKLLGPRGLMPNAKTGTVTFDLARAIQELKAGKIDFRVDKAGIVHATFGKVSFGVDKLKENLAAFLKTIMALKPSASKGTYLKNLSVSTTMGPGVKLDTTLVKDFVQ; this is encoded by the coding sequence ATGTTAAGAGGGAAAAAGTATATAGCCGCCAGGCAGAAGGTGGATCCGGCCCAAAAGTACGCAATTGTTGAAGGCCTCCAGTTGGCGATCGAGTCCAGTTTCGCTGGCTTCAATGAAAGCGTGGACGTGGCTGTTAATTTGGGAGTCGACCCTCGTCATGCCGAACAGATGGTCCGCGGATCAGTTGTTTTACCGAACGGTATCGGTAAAGAAGTCCGGGTCCTTGTGTTTGCCAAGGGCGAAAAGGAAAAGGAAGCTCTGGATGCCGGGGCCGAATTTGTCGGCAATGACGAACTGATTGAGGACATCAAAAACGGCTGGTTTGAATTCGACAAGGCGGTGGCTACGCCGGATATGATGGGAGCGGTTGGTAAAATCGGTAAGTTGCTTGGACCGAGGGGGTTGATGCCGAACGCAAAAACCGGGACGGTTACCTTTGATCTTGCCAGGGCTATTCAGGAACTGAAGGCGGGTAAAATCGACTTCCGGGTAGACAAGGCGGGAATTGTCCACGCTACTTTCGGAAAAGTTTCTTTCGGTGTCGATAAGCTGAAAGAAAACCTGGCCGCGTTTCTGAAAACCATTATGGCGTTAAAGCCTTCAGCCAGTAAGGGAACCTATTTGAAAAACCTATCCGTTTCAACGACCATGGGACCGGGCGTTAAGCTGGACACCACCCTGGTTAAGGATTTTGTTCAGTAA
- the rplJ gene encoding 50S ribosomal protein L10, which yields MLTLDEKKVRVEDLHEKLKKATIVILAEYKGLKVETVNDLRRKLKEAGAEYQVVKNTILKRAAENTDTSVAGDYYKGPTAVVMSYGDPVASAKILSEFVASNENMTIKIGAMNGSLLTVEKIIALSKLPSREVLLSQLLSVLIGVPTGLVRVLNAVPGKLVNVLTAIKDKKEAA from the coding sequence TTGCTGACTCTTGATGAAAAAAAGGTGCGGGTTGAAGACCTGCATGAAAAGCTCAAGAAAGCCACCATTGTCATTCTGGCCGAATATAAAGGGCTTAAGGTCGAAACCGTTAATGATCTGCGGCGGAAACTCAAAGAAGCCGGTGCTGAATATCAGGTTGTTAAGAATACCATTCTTAAAAGAGCCGCTGAAAATACGGATACTTCAGTAGCCGGTGATTATTATAAGGGGCCGACGGCCGTCGTGATGAGTTATGGCGATCCTGTGGCTTCAGCCAAAATTCTGTCTGAATTCGTCGCCAGTAACGAGAATATGACAATCAAGATTGGCGCGATGAACGGAAGCCTGCTGACGGTTGAGAAAATCATTGCGCTTTCAAAGTTGCCATCCCGAGAGGTTCTACTGTCGCAATTGCTTTCCGTGCTTATCGGAGTGCCGACCGGTCTGGTCAGGGTGCTGAATGCCGTACCGGGTAAGCTGGTAAATGTTCTAACCGCTATTAAAGATAAAAAAGAAGCGGCGTAA
- the rplL gene encoding 50S ribosomal protein L7/L12, whose amino-acid sequence MAEITKQDVIDFIANMSVLELSELVSELENKFGVSAAAPVAFAAGMMPAAGGAAAAAEEKTEFDVVLTVVGDQKIQVIKEVRAITGLGLKEAKALVEEAPKPVKEGVPKEEAEKIKAQLEGAGAQVQLK is encoded by the coding sequence ATGGCTGAAATAACAAAACAAGATGTTATTGATTTTATTGCAAATATGTCTGTGCTTGAGCTTTCCGAGCTGGTTTCCGAACTGGAAAACAAATTCGGTGTATCAGCGGCCGCGCCGGTCGCTTTTGCGGCTGGTATGATGCCCGCCGCCGGTGGCGCTGCTGCGGCAGCGGAAGAGAAAACCGAATTTGACGTGGTATTGACAGTGGTCGGGGACCAGAAGATCCAGGTTATTAAAGAAGTCCGAGCGATTACCGGCCTGGGGCTTAAAGAAGCTAAAGCCCTGGTAGAAGAGGCTCCCAAGCCTGTGAAGGAAGGCGTGCCAAAGGAAGAAGCCGAGAAGATTAAAGCGCAGTTGGAGGGCGCCGGCGCTCAAGTTCAATTGAAGTAG
- the rpoB gene encoding DNA-directed RNA polymerase subunit beta, with the protein MSGESIIGKRIRKNFGKLERIAEIPDLIGMQKESYSRFLQLDKAPEERENIGLQAIFNSVFPIKDFTESASLEFVSYAFGAVKHSVSECIQRGMTYEVPVRIRARLVVYDVQEGTGATSIRDIKEQEIYFGAIPLMTDKGTFIINGTERAVVSQLHRSSGIFFSHDQGKTYSSGRVIYSARIIPVRGSWIDMEIDPKDIVYLRIDRRRKFPATILFKALGYSRKDILDYFYTNERVFLKGKRLFKQFNEDSLRSQRASTRIKHPETGEVLIDKGRVFSTRVMRSIKAAGIDMIPINLEDVIGKVFGASVYDPSSGGLIADAGDLVTESLVDLIREAGIESFEILFVDETVHTDSIIKTLMLDKVDTREDALIDIYKRLRPGNPATPEVAQEFVDHLFFKPDYYDLSSVGRLKLNHRLGITARVDLPTLRKEDLLLAVKTLIDLRNVQGQVDDIDHLGNRRVRAVGELLENQYRIGLIRMERAIKERMSLQEVDVLMPHDLVNPKPVSAVVREFFGTSQLSQFLDQTNPLSETTHKRRLSALGPGGLTRERAGFEVRDVHPSHYGRICPIETPEGPNIGLIVSLSAYAKVNRYGFIETPYRVVKDATVTKELRMLSAFEEGNHPIAQANAPVNEKGHFINPVVISRVDGEFTPMSAGEIELMDVSPIQLVSVSTSLIPFLEHDDANRALMGSNMQRQAVPVAKPSSPLVGTGMEKVVARDSGAAIVAERGGIVTDVDASRIVIRHDVDGDKKKAEPVTIYNLSKFIRSNQNTCFNQRPVVKKGQIVRAGDVIADGPATEKGELALGKNVTVAFMPWGGYNFEDSILVGETLVRDGVFTSVHIEEFEVVARDIKLGKEEITCDIPNVGEERLNDLDESGIIRAGAEVKPGDILVGKITPKGETQLSPEEKLLRAIFGEKGGNVKDTSLRVPPGVNGTVIDAKVFTRRGVEKDDRTRTIEDEEIAVFKRNRDDEIAVIEEITRSEFEKLTIGQKCAAPVKKGKKTLLAKGDKISLEDLQELPFSQLEKIAFESEPVAEKAYAIFDWCREQKESCREKYENAVNRYGVGEELPPGVFKMVKVYVAMKRVLSTGDKMAGRHGNKGVVSRILPQEDLPYFEDGTPVDMVLNPLGVPSRMNVGQILEIHLGRAARALGYQIEQLIAEHNHKALKKKIKSIFDRKDLSPSAIDAMDEEQLVEFAKQYRNGVHMETPVFDGAKEAEIKELLQEGGVSETGQAILYDGRTGEVFDQPITVGTMYMLKLHHLVDDKLHARSIGPYSLVTQQPLGGKAQFGGQRLGEMEVWAMEAYGAAYGLQEFLTVKSDDIAGRTRMYEKIVKGQNVLDPGLPESFKVLMKEMKGLGLDVRLIEKNSKE; encoded by the coding sequence ATGTCAGGCGAATCAATCATCGGTAAGCGTATTCGAAAGAATTTTGGAAAACTGGAAAGAATCGCCGAAATTCCTGACCTTATCGGTATGCAGAAGGAATCATACAGTCGCTTTCTGCAACTGGATAAGGCCCCGGAAGAGCGGGAGAATATCGGTCTGCAGGCGATATTCAATTCTGTTTTCCCGATCAAGGATTTTACCGAAAGCGCTTCCCTGGAATTCGTGTCGTATGCTTTTGGCGCTGTTAAGCATTCCGTTTCCGAGTGTATTCAGAGAGGGATGACTTACGAAGTGCCGGTGCGGATCAGAGCCAGGCTGGTTGTCTATGACGTGCAGGAAGGGACCGGCGCAACCAGCATCCGGGATATCAAGGAGCAGGAGATTTATTTCGGGGCGATTCCTCTGATGACGGATAAGGGCACGTTTATCATCAATGGGACGGAACGTGCGGTGGTCAGCCAGTTACACCGGTCATCGGGTATTTTCTTCAGCCATGACCAGGGGAAAACATATTCCAGCGGCCGGGTTATATACAGCGCCCGGATTATCCCGGTCAGAGGGTCATGGATCGACATGGAAATTGATCCCAAGGATATCGTTTATCTGCGAATTGACCGCCGTCGTAAATTTCCGGCGACGATTCTGTTCAAGGCGCTGGGTTACAGCAGGAAAGATATTCTGGATTATTTTTACACCAATGAACGTGTTTTCCTGAAAGGCAAGAGGCTTTTTAAACAGTTTAATGAAGATTCCCTTCGCAGCCAGCGGGCCTCAACTCGTATCAAGCATCCGGAAACCGGTGAGGTGCTGATCGACAAGGGACGCGTGTTCAGTACGCGGGTGATGCGGTCGATAAAAGCGGCTGGCATCGACATGATCCCCATCAACCTGGAAGATGTCATCGGAAAGGTGTTCGGCGCTTCCGTTTATGATCCGAGTAGCGGGGGACTCATTGCCGACGCCGGAGACCTTGTTACGGAATCACTGGTCGATCTTATCAGGGAGGCCGGCATCGAGTCGTTTGAAATCCTGTTCGTCGATGAAACCGTGCACACCGATTCCATCATCAAAACGTTAATGCTCGATAAGGTCGACACTCGGGAAGACGCTCTCATCGACATCTATAAAAGATTACGCCCGGGGAATCCCGCGACGCCGGAGGTGGCACAAGAGTTCGTTGATCATCTTTTTTTCAAGCCGGACTATTATGATTTGTCCTCGGTCGGTCGTTTGAAGTTAAATCACCGACTGGGGATAACCGCCCGGGTGGATTTACCGACCTTGCGAAAGGAAGATTTGCTGCTGGCGGTTAAGACGCTGATTGATTTAAGAAATGTCCAGGGGCAGGTGGATGATATCGATCACCTTGGAAACAGAAGGGTCCGTGCGGTCGGGGAGTTGCTGGAAAATCAATATCGTATCGGCCTGATCCGTATGGAAAGAGCCATCAAGGAACGGATGAGCCTTCAGGAAGTTGATGTGCTGATGCCCCACGATCTGGTGAACCCGAAACCGGTTTCCGCTGTCGTCCGGGAGTTTTTTGGGACCAGCCAGTTGTCCCAGTTTCTGGATCAGACCAATCCCCTTTCGGAGACCACGCATAAACGCCGGTTGAGCGCGCTTGGCCCCGGCGGATTAACCAGGGAGCGGGCCGGCTTTGAGGTGCGGGACGTTCATCCTTCTCATTATGGCAGAATCTGTCCCATTGAAACCCCGGAAGGGCCGAATATCGGACTGATTGTTTCCTTGAGCGCCTATGCCAAGGTGAATCGTTACGGTTTTATTGAAACGCCATATCGGGTCGTGAAAGACGCGACGGTGACAAAAGAGCTCCGGATGCTTTCCGCCTTTGAAGAGGGAAACCACCCTATTGCCCAGGCCAACGCCCCCGTCAACGAGAAAGGGCATTTTATTAATCCGGTGGTCATATCCCGAGTGGATGGAGAGTTTACCCCGATGAGTGCCGGAGAGATCGAACTGATGGACGTCTCTCCCATCCAGCTGGTCAGTGTGTCTACATCATTAATACCGTTCCTGGAACATGATGACGCCAACCGGGCTTTGATGGGGTCCAACATGCAGCGTCAGGCGGTACCGGTCGCAAAACCAAGCTCTCCGCTGGTGGGGACGGGGATGGAAAAGGTCGTCGCCAGGGATTCCGGTGCGGCGATTGTCGCCGAAAGAGGCGGGATCGTTACCGATGTCGACGCGTCGCGTATTGTCATCCGCCACGATGTCGACGGCGATAAGAAGAAAGCCGAGCCGGTGACCATATATAACCTTTCCAAGTTTATTCGCTCCAACCAGAATACCTGTTTTAATCAGCGACCGGTGGTAAAAAAAGGGCAGATCGTTCGCGCCGGCGACGTTATCGCCGACGGGCCGGCGACGGAAAAAGGCGAGCTGGCACTGGGCAAAAATGTCACGGTGGCGTTTATGCCATGGGGCGGGTACAATTTTGAAGATTCCATCCTGGTAGGCGAGACCCTGGTCAGAGACGGCGTTTTCACTTCCGTTCATATTGAGGAGTTCGAGGTGGTCGCCCGGGATATCAAGCTGGGGAAAGAAGAAATCACCTGCGATATTCCCAACGTCGGTGAGGAAAGATTGAACGATCTGGATGAAAGCGGAATTATTAGGGCTGGGGCAGAGGTCAAACCCGGTGATATCCTGGTCGGAAAAATTACCCCTAAAGGAGAAACCCAGCTTTCACCCGAAGAGAAACTGCTGCGGGCTATTTTCGGAGAAAAGGGCGGCAACGTGAAGGACACCTCCCTGCGGGTGCCCCCGGGCGTTAATGGTACGGTAATTGACGCCAAGGTGTTTACCCGCAGGGGCGTGGAAAAAGATGACCGGACACGGACGATCGAGGACGAGGAAATAGCTGTCTTTAAGCGCAACCGGGATGATGAGATAGCAGTCATTGAAGAAATCACCCGCAGTGAATTTGAAAAGTTGACGATCGGCCAGAAGTGCGCGGCCCCGGTCAAGAAGGGCAAGAAAACGCTGCTTGCCAAAGGCGACAAAATATCTCTTGAGGATTTGCAGGAACTTCCTTTTTCTCAACTGGAGAAAATCGCTTTCGAGTCTGAACCCGTTGCCGAAAAGGCGTACGCTATCTTTGACTGGTGTCGGGAACAGAAAGAATCCTGCCGTGAAAAATACGAGAACGCCGTGAATCGTTACGGAGTCGGAGAGGAACTTCCCCCGGGCGTTTTTAAAATGGTTAAAGTTTATGTCGCCATGAAGCGGGTTCTGTCCACCGGTGACAAAATGGCGGGCCGTCACGGTAACAAGGGGGTTGTGTCCAGGATTCTTCCTCAGGAGGACCTGCCCTATTTTGAAGACGGCACACCGGTCGATATGGTGCTCAATCCTCTAGGCGTTCCGTCCCGTATGAATGTGGGGCAGATTCTTGAGATTCATTTGGGCCGGGCAGCCCGGGCCCTAGGGTATCAGATCGAGCAGTTGATCGCCGAGCATAACCACAAGGCGCTGAAGAAGAAAATCAAATCTATTTTTGACCGGAAGGATTTGTCCCCATCCGCCATTGATGCGATGGATGAAGAACAATTAGTCGAATTCGCAAAACAATACCGGAATGGCGTTCATATGGAGACCCCCGTCTTTGACGGCGCTAAAGAGGCGGAAATAAAGGAGTTACTTCAGGAAGGCGGCGTCTCCGAAACCGGACAGGCGATATTGTATGACGGGAGAACCGGGGAAGTTTTCGATCAGCCGATTACCGTAGGCACCATGTATATGCTCAAACTTCATCATCTGGTTGATGACAAGCTCCATGCCAGGTCTATCGGGCCTTATTCTCTGGTTACTCAGCAGCCGCTTGGAGGAAAAGCCCAGTTTGGCGGTCAGCGGCTCGGAGAAATGGAAGTCTGGGCGATGGAGGCTTATGGAGCGGCTTATGGGCTGCAGGAGTTTTTGACTGTTAAGTCGGACGATATCGCCGGGCGGACCCGTATGTATGAAAAAATCGTTAAGGGGCAGAATGTTCTCGATCCCGGACTACCCGAGTCTTTCAAGGTTCTGATGAAAGAAATGAAGGGGTTGGGTCTGGACGTGAGATTAATTGAAAAAAACAGTAAGGAGTAG